The following coding sequences are from one Microbacterium sp. SORGH_AS_0969 window:
- a CDS encoding carbohydrate ABC transporter permease: protein MTQAVVGATGTRRASGRARAGGGSSRRRRQGWVAWGFALPFVAVFAVFMVVPIVGSFAMSFTDFTARDIRSPFAVNFVGLEQYLSVLGDPVFLTSLGVTATFVVVGIPVTMAVALALALALNASKGRFVSILRVGFYAPVVTSIVAVAVVWRYILQPEGLLNSALAIIGIQGPDWLNDTRTALPSLIAMAVWRNVGTLMVIFLAGLQAIPTDVKEAALMDGASSWRRLTSITLPLLRPTLLLGAVLISVGFLQFFEEAFVMTQGGPLNSTLSVAYYTFKQFGFGQYGTASAASYLLFLAIALLSLVQFRVLRSKD from the coding sequence ATGACGCAGGCAGTCGTGGGCGCGACCGGAACGCGTCGTGCGTCCGGTCGCGCCCGCGCCGGCGGGGGATCGAGCCGCCGCCGGCGCCAGGGATGGGTCGCGTGGGGCTTCGCCCTGCCGTTCGTCGCGGTCTTCGCGGTCTTTATGGTCGTGCCGATCGTGGGCTCGTTCGCGATGTCGTTCACCGACTTCACGGCGCGCGACATCCGCTCGCCGTTCGCGGTCAACTTCGTCGGACTCGAGCAGTACCTCTCGGTGCTCGGCGACCCGGTGTTCCTCACCTCGCTGGGCGTGACCGCGACGTTCGTCGTCGTCGGCATCCCGGTCACCATGGCGGTCGCGCTGGCCCTCGCGCTCGCGCTGAACGCCAGCAAGGGGCGCTTCGTCTCGATCCTGCGCGTCGGCTTCTACGCCCCCGTCGTGACGAGCATCGTCGCGGTGGCGGTCGTCTGGCGCTACATCCTGCAGCCCGAGGGCCTGCTCAACTCGGCGCTCGCGATCATCGGCATCCAGGGTCCGGACTGGCTCAACGACACCCGCACCGCGCTTCCCTCGCTCATCGCGATGGCGGTCTGGCGCAACGTCGGCACGCTGATGGTGATCTTCCTCGCCGGGCTCCAGGCGATCCCCACCGACGTGAAGGAGGCCGCCCTCATGGACGGCGCCTCGTCGTGGCGTCGTCTGACCTCGATCACCCTCCCGCTCCTGCGCCCGACGCTGCTGCTGGGTGCCGTTCTCATCTCCGTCGGCTTCCTGCAGTTCTTCGAGGAGGCGTTCGTGATGACCCAGGGCGGTCCGCTCAACTCCACCCTCTCGGTGGCCTATTACACGTTCAAGCAGTTCGGCTTCGGGCAGTACGGCACGGCCTCGGCCGCGAGCTACCTGCTGTTCCTGGCGATCGCGCTGCTCAGCCTGGTGCAGTTCCGCGTGCTGCGCTCCAAGGATTGA
- a CDS encoding carbohydrate ABC transporter permease: MTLTSPAAPAVVAETVEPQRRRRSENRVTPGRALTYGVLVVGLIVWILPFAWMLLGSVKTQREILQRPPTWWPQEFTWENFGAWFGQLNFGQFFGNSIVVALFTVAGNLVFCSMVGYALAKMDFPGKKALFLVVMVTLMVPGVVTFVPLFVMVSSLGLVDSYAALILPFVTTPLGVFLMRQFMLGIPDPLLEAARIDGAGELRIFARIVMPLCGPPLATLGILTFLASWNNFLWPLVAAQTEAKYTLPVALSLYSTGQSATNYGLLLAGSVLVIAPIILLFVFLQRYFIQGIASTGLK, translated from the coding sequence ATGACACTCACGTCCCCCGCGGCTCCGGCCGTGGTCGCCGAAACCGTCGAGCCGCAGCGCCGCCGCCGCTCCGAGAACCGCGTCACCCCCGGTCGCGCGCTCACCTACGGCGTACTCGTCGTCGGCTTGATCGTGTGGATCCTGCCCTTCGCCTGGATGCTGCTGGGCTCGGTCAAGACGCAACGCGAGATCCTGCAGCGCCCGCCCACGTGGTGGCCGCAGGAGTTCACGTGGGAGAACTTCGGCGCCTGGTTCGGCCAGCTGAACTTCGGCCAGTTCTTCGGCAACAGCATCGTGGTGGCGCTGTTCACCGTCGCCGGCAACCTCGTCTTCTGCTCGATGGTCGGGTACGCGCTGGCGAAGATGGACTTCCCCGGCAAGAAGGCGCTGTTCCTCGTCGTCATGGTGACCCTGATGGTCCCGGGCGTCGTCACCTTCGTCCCGCTGTTCGTGATGGTGTCGTCGCTCGGCCTCGTCGACAGCTACGCCGCACTGATCCTGCCGTTCGTCACGACCCCGCTCGGCGTCTTCCTGATGCGGCAGTTCATGCTCGGCATCCCGGATCCGCTGCTCGAGGCCGCGCGCATCGACGGTGCGGGCGAGCTGCGGATCTTCGCCCGGATCGTCATGCCGCTGTGCGGGCCGCCGCTGGCGACGCTCGGCATCCTGACCTTCCTCGCCTCGTGGAACAACTTCCTCTGGCCGCTCGTGGCGGCGCAGACCGAGGCGAAGTACACCCTTCCCGTCGCGCTGTCGCTGTACTCGACCGGGCAGAGCGCCACGAACTACGGCCTCCTGCTGGCGGGTTCCGTGCTCGTGATCGCGCCGATCATCCTGCTGTTCGTCTTCCTGCAGCGCTACTTCATCCAGGGCATCGCCTCGACCGGCCTGAAGTGA
- a CDS encoding glycoside hydrolase family 3 protein: MTSARFLTAPDGTRFRDLNGNGVMDPYENPTLSVEERTEDLLARLSLEEKVGLMFQTVIEVGDDGEVLEAPGKISKSPTTTVVVNKRMNHFNVHAIRTARQAATWNNNLQALAETTPHGIPVTISTDPRHAFVENTGVAFSAGPFSQWPEGLGLAALDDVETVREFAEVARREYVAVGIRAALHPQIDLATEPRWGRQAQTLGQDVARVTEFTAAYLQGFQGDELGPESVACTTKHFPGGGPQLDGEDAHFPYGREQVYPGGMFDYHLEPFREAIRRGTAGMMPYYGMPVGLEVDGQPIEEVGFGYNRQIITGLLREQLGYDGVVVTDWELVNDNHVGDQVLPARAWGVEHLSAVERMEKILDAGSDQFGGEECVEMLVDLVRSGHVSEERIDASARRLLRVKFQLGLFDDPYVDVDEAERIVGNAEFRALGERAQARSLTVLVNEGGVLPLRPVKTVYVEGFRAGDVAELGSVVTDPAEADLALVRIGAPFEPRDDLFLEAWFHQGSLEFAPGLVYRLQQIAASCPLVLVVNLDRPAILTPFVGHAAAIVADYGSSAKAVLDALTGRVPPRGRLPIEIPRSMDAVRSSREDVPSDTGDPVFPVHHGLELEEPATAGQRG; encoded by the coding sequence ATGACCTCCGCCCGCTTCCTCACCGCGCCCGATGGCACGCGCTTCCGCGACCTGAACGGCAACGGCGTGATGGACCCGTACGAGAACCCGACGCTCAGCGTCGAGGAGCGCACCGAAGACCTGCTCGCGCGCCTGAGCCTCGAAGAGAAGGTCGGGCTGATGTTCCAGACCGTGATCGAGGTCGGCGACGACGGCGAGGTGCTCGAGGCCCCGGGCAAGATCTCGAAGTCGCCCACCACCACGGTCGTCGTGAACAAGCGGATGAACCACTTCAACGTGCACGCGATCCGCACCGCCCGGCAGGCGGCGACCTGGAACAACAACCTCCAGGCTCTCGCCGAGACGACGCCGCACGGCATCCCGGTCACGATCAGCACCGATCCGCGGCACGCCTTCGTCGAGAACACGGGCGTGGCCTTTTCGGCCGGTCCCTTCTCGCAGTGGCCCGAGGGGCTGGGGCTCGCCGCCCTCGACGACGTCGAGACCGTGCGCGAGTTCGCCGAAGTCGCGCGGCGCGAGTACGTCGCCGTCGGCATCCGCGCGGCGCTCCACCCGCAGATCGACCTGGCGACCGAACCCCGGTGGGGTCGGCAGGCGCAGACCCTGGGTCAGGATGTCGCCCGCGTGACCGAGTTCACCGCGGCCTACCTGCAGGGTTTCCAGGGCGACGAGCTCGGACCCGAGAGCGTGGCCTGCACGACCAAGCACTTCCCGGGCGGCGGGCCGCAGCTGGACGGCGAGGACGCGCACTTCCCCTACGGCCGCGAGCAGGTGTACCCCGGCGGCATGTTCGACTACCACCTCGAGCCGTTCCGTGAGGCGATCCGTCGCGGCACCGCGGGCATGATGCCGTACTACGGCATGCCGGTCGGCCTCGAGGTCGACGGTCAGCCGATCGAAGAGGTCGGCTTCGGGTACAACCGTCAGATCATCACGGGGCTGCTCCGCGAACAGCTCGGATACGACGGCGTCGTCGTCACCGACTGGGAGCTCGTGAATGACAACCACGTCGGCGACCAGGTTCTCCCCGCCCGTGCCTGGGGAGTCGAGCATCTCTCCGCGGTGGAGCGCATGGAGAAGATCCTGGATGCCGGGAGCGACCAGTTCGGCGGGGAGGAGTGCGTCGAGATGCTCGTCGACCTCGTCCGCTCGGGCCACGTGTCCGAGGAGCGCATCGACGCGTCGGCGCGGCGCCTCCTGCGGGTGAAGTTCCAGCTCGGGCTGTTCGACGACCCGTACGTCGACGTCGACGAGGCCGAGCGGATCGTCGGCAACGCCGAGTTCCGGGCGCTGGGGGAGCGGGCGCAGGCGCGCTCGCTCACCGTGCTGGTGAACGAGGGGGGCGTGCTGCCCCTGCGTCCCGTCAAGACGGTGTATGTCGAGGGCTTCCGTGCCGGCGACGTCGCCGAGCTGGGCAGCGTCGTCACCGACCCCGCCGAGGCCGATCTCGCGCTCGTCCGCATCGGCGCGCCGTTCGAGCCGCGCGACGACCTCTTCCTCGAGGCGTGGTTCCACCAGGGCTCCCTCGAGTTCGCGCCGGGCCTCGTGTACCGGCTGCAGCAGATCGCGGCATCCTGTCCTCTCGTGCTGGTCGTGAATCTCGACCGGCCCGCGATCCTCACCCCCTTCGTGGGGCATGCCGCGGCGATCGTCGCCGACTACGGCAGCTCGGCGAAGGCCGTGCTCGACGCCCTCACCGGCCGCGTGCCCCCGCGCGGGCGCCTGCCGATCGAGATCCCCCGGTCGATGGATGCCGTGCGTTCCTCGCGCGAGGATGTACCGTCGGACACCGGCGACCCCGTCTTCCCCGTGCACCACGGGCTCGAGCTGGAGGAGCCGGCGACCGCGGGGCAGAGGGGGTAA
- a CDS encoding LacI family DNA-binding transcriptional regulator: MAEGQTTRRPTVYDVANEANVSIASVSFAFRRPDKLSDATRERVLAAARRLGYAPSGAARGLARGRTGTLGLHAFDLLLERADPLAQPLSGMPSPPLDTGGVIPWDQTDDDVLSDPRAFPLYVDEVQRGFELECWALGRPVMLSSGSDADVSVADTVGRVDGLAIFPSPQTAPTLARHSLSIPVVLFSAAPADDAHHRVRVDNARGMRALVAHLVDEHAATDLAFVGRLEATDAVERRDAMIEELEARGIRSRPEIVDATVRGEDDLVPQVRALIAGGRMPQAFVCATDQNAFTLLDVLAAEGVRVPDDVIVTGFDGTLGSRLTSPPLTTVRQPMEAMGRAAARILAGAAGAPPAGGPFDVVFEPRVLVRESCGC, from the coding sequence ATGGCGGAGGGGCAGACGACGCGACGACCGACCGTGTACGACGTCGCGAACGAGGCGAACGTCTCGATCGCGTCGGTGTCGTTCGCGTTCCGGCGCCCCGACAAACTCAGCGACGCCACCCGCGAGCGGGTCCTCGCCGCGGCGCGCCGCTTGGGGTACGCCCCCAGCGGCGCTGCGCGGGGGCTCGCGCGGGGCCGGACCGGCACGCTCGGCCTGCACGCCTTCGACCTGCTGCTCGAGCGCGCCGACCCGCTCGCGCAACCGCTGAGCGGCATGCCGTCCCCGCCGCTCGACACCGGGGGAGTGATCCCCTGGGATCAGACCGACGACGACGTGCTGTCCGACCCGCGTGCCTTCCCGCTGTACGTCGACGAGGTGCAGCGCGGCTTCGAGCTGGAGTGCTGGGCGCTCGGGCGCCCGGTCATGCTGAGCAGCGGATCGGATGCCGACGTCTCGGTCGCCGACACCGTCGGGCGCGTCGATGGGCTGGCGATCTTCCCCTCGCCGCAGACCGCGCCGACCCTCGCTCGGCACTCCCTGAGCATCCCCGTCGTGCTGTTCAGCGCCGCGCCGGCGGACGACGCGCACCACCGGGTCCGCGTCGACAACGCCCGCGGGATGCGCGCGCTCGTCGCCCACCTCGTCGATGAGCACGCCGCGACCGACCTCGCGTTCGTGGGGCGCCTGGAAGCGACGGATGCCGTCGAGAGACGCGACGCGATGATCGAGGAACTCGAGGCCCGTGGCATCCGGAGCCGTCCCGAGATCGTCGACGCGACCGTCCGCGGCGAGGACGACCTCGTGCCCCAGGTGCGGGCGCTGATCGCGGGCGGGCGGATGCCGCAGGCCTTCGTCTGCGCGACGGACCAGAACGCGTTCACGCTGCTCGACGTGCTCGCGGCCGAGGGGGTGCGTGTGCCCGACGACGTGATCGTCACGGGCTTCGACGGCACGCTCGGCTCGCGCCTGACCAGCCCGCCGTTGACGACCGTCCGCCAGCCGATGGAGGCCATGGGGCGAGCCGCCGCGCGGATCCTCGCGGGCGCGGCCGGAGCTCCGCCCGCGGGCGGCCCGTTCGACGTCGTGTTCGAGCCCCGGGTGCTGGTGCGGGAGAGCTGCGGCTGCTGA
- a CDS encoding amino acid deaminase, with protein sequence MQTLNAAAHLAVSDPASAIDSLPWLARALADDRAAGCFAAWGRSTVIDENVGAAVVPRGVFDELHERAGLAAEWPIGNAGVLHVYGYLLSTTPTPYGLKRDRWLSGELERACRLETGALLPWAPPKTLLSRATAAASTLLARADAVTEEFGGRTARIALGAPLPDGSAALAYAVDGRIVTMFPVADPGGVRAGLGTPRLRWNAA encoded by the coding sequence GTGCAGACCCTCAACGCCGCCGCGCACCTCGCCGTCTCGGACCCCGCGTCCGCGATCGACTCCCTCCCCTGGCTCGCCCGTGCCCTCGCCGACGATCGCGCCGCCGGGTGCTTCGCCGCGTGGGGACGTTCGACGGTGATCGATGAGAACGTCGGGGCTGCCGTGGTCCCCCGCGGGGTCTTCGACGAACTGCACGAGCGGGCGGGACTCGCGGCGGAGTGGCCGATCGGCAACGCCGGGGTGCTGCACGTCTACGGCTATCTGCTGTCGACGACGCCCACCCCGTACGGCTTGAAGCGCGACCGGTGGCTGTCGGGCGAACTGGAGCGAGCGTGCCGGCTCGAGACCGGGGCGCTGCTGCCCTGGGCGCCGCCGAAGACGCTACTGTCACGCGCGACCGCGGCGGCCTCGACCCTGCTGGCCCGCGCCGACGCCGTGACCGAGGAGTTCGGGGGCCGCACCGCGCGCATCGCGCTCGGCGCCCCGCTGCCCGACGGCTCCGCGGCTCTGGCGTACGCCGTCGACGGGCGGATCGTCACGATGTTCCCGGTGGCCGATCCCGGCGGCGTGCGGGCGGGCCTGGGCACCCCGCGGCTGAGGTGGAACGCGGCCTGA
- a CDS encoding HAD family hydrolase, giving the protein MPRPVLIFDFDGTVALGDGPLLAYARAVAAHAASADALVSAVAARLAEPSGDAIDGYDVVRRVAEAEGIGDDALAAAYTASRVQLGTPDAPVAVAVGLAEFLRTTDAERLLVTNAPATRLDEALASLGLAGLFDRIVTDAAKPAGLEALLDSLEEGTPVLTIGDVWRNDLAPAYARGHATALVGGYPDPAAHPTYRADTLDELLSALAQWVANARLPFSA; this is encoded by the coding sequence TTGCCTCGCCCCGTCCTCATCTTCGACTTCGACGGTACCGTCGCCCTCGGCGACGGCCCCCTCTTGGCCTACGCCCGCGCGGTCGCTGCGCACGCGGCATCCGCCGACGCCCTCGTCTCCGCCGTGGCCGCTCGCCTCGCGGAGCCCTCGGGCGACGCGATCGACGGCTACGACGTCGTCCGCCGCGTCGCCGAGGCCGAGGGGATCGGCGACGACGCGCTCGCCGCCGCCTACACCGCCAGTCGCGTTCAGCTCGGCACCCCCGACGCGCCCGTCGCTGTCGCCGTCGGCCTCGCGGAGTTCCTCCGGACCACGGATGCCGAGCGCCTCCTCGTCACGAACGCGCCGGCGACCCGGCTCGACGAGGCTCTCGCCTCGCTCGGCCTCGCGGGACTGTTCGACCGCATCGTCACCGACGCGGCCAAGCCCGCGGGGCTCGAGGCCCTGCTCGACAGCCTCGAGGAGGGCACCCCCGTGCTCACGATCGGCGATGTCTGGCGCAACGACCTCGCGCCCGCGTACGCCCGCGGCCACGCGACCGCCCTCGTCGGCGGCTACCCCGACCCCGCCGCCCACCCCACCTACCGCGCCGACACCCTCGACGAGCTCCTGTCGGCGCTCGCCCAGTGGGTCGCGAACGCCCGTCTTCCGTTCTCCGCCTGA
- a CDS encoding phosphate/phosphite/phosphonate ABC transporter substrate-binding protein, which yields MNTRRIRFATALASVALASVALAGCSGTAGAASGPAADPSSLVLALVPSQDQANLVDTAKPLTDMLTEKLGIPVTGVVSKDYQAAVEAMGAGQAQIGFLPSLQLWQANDRYGASVVLQTERNGNITYPGQFMTNNPDKYCSTPVVERDGMSFCNGADALKGPAGLDSITKIAGAKVAVLGPGSPAGYIYPMLALKEAGVDIDSGFQKVPVTANDASVLAVYNGDAEVGFSFWDARTLVQKDKPDVGQKVVVFGLTNEIPNDGVAVSKDLSPDLQKKISTALEEYSATDEGSAALKAVYSITKLAPADPSSLDVVARAAQELGLQ from the coding sequence ATGAACACTCGTCGCATCCGATTCGCCACCGCCCTCGCCTCGGTGGCCCTCGCTTCCGTCGCCCTCGCGGGCTGCTCCGGCACCGCGGGCGCCGCGTCCGGGCCCGCCGCCGACCCGAGCTCGCTCGTGCTCGCCCTCGTTCCCTCCCAGGACCAGGCGAACCTCGTCGACACCGCGAAGCCCCTCACCGACATGCTCACCGAGAAGCTCGGCATCCCGGTCACCGGTGTGGTGTCGAAGGACTACCAGGCCGCCGTCGAGGCCATGGGTGCGGGGCAGGCCCAGATCGGCTTCCTGCCGTCGCTGCAGCTCTGGCAGGCAAACGACCGATACGGTGCCTCGGTCGTCCTCCAGACCGAGCGCAACGGCAACATCACCTACCCGGGCCAGTTCATGACGAACAACCCCGACAAGTACTGCTCGACGCCCGTCGTCGAACGCGACGGCATGAGCTTCTGCAACGGCGCCGACGCGCTGAAGGGCCCGGCCGGGCTCGACTCGATCACCAAGATCGCCGGTGCCAAGGTCGCCGTGCTCGGTCCCGGCTCGCCCGCCGGCTACATCTACCCCATGCTCGCGCTGAAGGAGGCCGGCGTCGACATCGACAGCGGCTTCCAGAAGGTGCCCGTCACCGCCAACGACGCGTCCGTGCTCGCGGTGTACAACGGCGACGCCGAGGTCGGCTTCAGCTTCTGGGACGCGCGCACGCTCGTGCAGAAGGACAAGCCCGACGTGGGTCAGAAGGTCGTCGTCTTCGGCCTGACCAATGAGATCCCCAACGACGGCGTCGCCGTGTCGAAGGACCTCTCGCCCGACCTGCAGAAGAAGATCTCCACGGCTCTCGAGGAGTACTCCGCGACTGACGAGGGCTCCGCCGCGCTCAAGGCCGTCTACTCGATCACCAAGCTCGCCCCGGCCGACCCGTCGTCGCTCGATGTCGTCGCCCGCGCCGCGCAGGAGCTCGGACTCCAGTGA
- the phnC gene encoding phosphonate ABC transporter ATP-binding protein has product MTSGSVTRGVEVQTSAPWGIRLDGVSVRYPNGTMGLRDVSVDIAPGDLVAVVGLSGSGKSTLIRTINGLVPATSGTVEVGGRRIDGASGRRLRETRGHIGMVFQSFNLAGRTSVLNNVLVGRLAHTPLWRTLLGAYRPEDRELAFEALDRVGMLPKVWDRASALSGGQQQRVAIARALTQQPRIVLADEPVASLDPPTARGVMNDLRRINDDLGITVLVNLHLLDLAREYGTRMIGMRAGEIVYDGPAASATDADFAEIYGRSVTAADRLER; this is encoded by the coding sequence GTGACCTCCGGTTCCGTGACCCGGGGCGTCGAGGTTCAGACCTCGGCGCCCTGGGGCATCCGTCTCGACGGCGTCTCGGTGCGCTACCCCAACGGCACGATGGGGCTGCGCGACGTGAGCGTCGACATCGCCCCGGGCGACCTCGTCGCCGTCGTGGGGCTCTCGGGCTCGGGCAAATCGACGCTCATCCGCACGATCAACGGTCTCGTGCCGGCGACCTCGGGCACGGTCGAGGTCGGTGGACGCCGCATCGACGGCGCCTCCGGCCGTCGACTGCGCGAGACGCGCGGTCACATCGGCATGGTGTTCCAGAGCTTCAACCTCGCGGGGCGCACGAGCGTGCTCAACAACGTGCTCGTCGGCCGCCTCGCGCACACCCCGCTGTGGCGCACGCTCCTCGGCGCGTACCGGCCCGAGGATCGCGAGCTCGCGTTCGAGGCGCTCGACCGCGTCGGGATGCTGCCCAAGGTCTGGGACCGCGCCTCGGCGCTCTCCGGCGGCCAGCAGCAGCGCGTCGCGATCGCCCGCGCGCTCACGCAGCAGCCGCGCATCGTCCTCGCCGACGAACCCGTCGCGAGCCTCGACCCGCCCACCGCGCGCGGCGTGATGAACGACCTGCGCCGCATCAACGACGACCTCGGCATCACGGTGCTCGTGAACCTGCACCTGCTCGATCTCGCCCGCGAGTACGGCACGCGCATGATCGGCATGCGCGCCGGAGAGATCGTGTACGACGGGCCCGCGGCATCCGCCACCGATGCCGACTTCGCCGAGATCTACGGTCGCTCGGTGACCGCGGCCGATCGGCTCGAGCGATGA
- the phnE gene encoding phosphonate ABC transporter, permease protein PhnE, which produces MTSLTVPPRPRGRWMPWTAALVIVAVTAVMCLPGVGVGLDLAAIARNWQQGALRIVELLTPDWTFFPRTVGPILETLQMAVIGTAVGAAISLPVSFWAARPTNPFTPTRALVRGILNVIRAVPELVYAAVLVAMVGVGALPGILALVLFNVGIVVKLVSESIDATDAGPLEAGRAAGGSQTQINRTIALPDTWPTFVSQTLYVFELNVRASTVLGLVGAGGIGLLIDAVRTFYRYDQLSLVILEILVIVVVLDTVSDAIRRRLV; this is translated from the coding sequence ATGACCTCCCTCACCGTTCCTCCGCGTCCGAGAGGACGATGGATGCCGTGGACCGCCGCGCTCGTGATCGTCGCGGTCACGGCGGTCATGTGCCTGCCGGGGGTCGGTGTCGGTCTCGACCTCGCCGCGATCGCGCGCAACTGGCAGCAGGGCGCACTCCGCATCGTCGAACTGCTCACCCCCGACTGGACGTTCTTCCCCCGCACGGTCGGCCCGATCCTCGAGACGCTGCAGATGGCCGTCATCGGCACGGCCGTCGGGGCGGCGATCTCGCTGCCGGTGAGCTTCTGGGCCGCGCGGCCCACCAATCCGTTCACCCCGACGCGGGCTCTCGTGCGCGGCATCCTGAACGTGATCCGCGCGGTGCCCGAGCTCGTCTACGCGGCGGTGCTCGTCGCGATGGTCGGGGTCGGTGCGCTGCCGGGCATCCTGGCGCTCGTGCTGTTCAACGTCGGCATCGTCGTGAAGCTCGTGTCCGAGTCGATCGACGCCACCGACGCCGGCCCGCTCGAGGCCGGGCGCGCCGCGGGCGGCTCGCAGACGCAGATCAACCGCACGATCGCGCTGCCCGACACCTGGCCCACGTTCGTCTCGCAGACGCTGTACGTCTTCGAGCTGAACGTCCGCGCGTCCACGGTGCTCGGACTCGTCGGTGCGGGCGGCATCGGCCTCCTCATCGACGCCGTGCGCACCTTCTACCGCTACGACCAGCTGTCGCTCGTCATCCTCGAGATCTTGGTGATCGTCGTGGTGCTCGACACCGTCAGCGACGCGATCCGCCGGAGGCTCGTATGA
- the phnE gene encoding phosphonate ABC transporter, permease protein PhnE has translation MTVLAPARPAALAVPARRRRPLRALSWVAVSVIVIAAFWSADITWSRLGELPAEIVRYLGLMFLSPNWAKLPEALWQTWRSVEMAWIGTVLGILIATPLSLVAARGFGPAPVRIALRFVFSLVRAVPELVFAIIILSVTGLTPLTGALALAVGGVGTLGKWGYEAVENVAPGPIEAARAAGGSTAQVLRWGVWPQAAPTFFSFWLYRFEINVRASAVLGLIGVGGIGDMLTSYTQYREWSTVGMLLIVVVVVTVAIDAVSGRIRRRIMEGPRVR, from the coding sequence ATGACCGTCCTCGCTCCCGCCCGCCCCGCGGCGCTCGCCGTGCCCGCGCGCCGGCGTCGGCCGCTTCGCGCCCTGTCGTGGGTCGCGGTGAGCGTCATCGTGATCGCGGCCTTCTGGTCGGCCGACATCACGTGGTCGCGGCTCGGCGAGCTCCCCGCCGAGATCGTCCGCTATCTCGGGCTGATGTTCCTCTCGCCCAACTGGGCGAAGCTCCCCGAGGCGCTCTGGCAGACATGGCGCAGCGTCGAGATGGCGTGGATCGGCACGGTGCTCGGCATCCTGATCGCCACGCCGCTCTCGCTCGTCGCGGCGCGCGGCTTCGGACCGGCGCCCGTGCGCATCGCCCTGCGTTTCGTCTTCTCGCTCGTGCGGGCCGTGCCCGAGCTCGTCTTCGCGATCATCATCCTCTCGGTCACGGGGCTCACCCCTCTCACCGGCGCACTCGCCCTCGCGGTCGGGGGAGTGGGGACGCTCGGCAAGTGGGGCTACGAGGCGGTCGAGAACGTCGCCCCGGGTCCCATCGAGGCGGCGCGGGCCGCCGGCGGGTCGACCGCGCAGGTGCTGCGCTGGGGTGTCTGGCCGCAGGCGGCGCCGACGTTCTTCTCGTTCTGGCTGTACCGCTTCGAGATCAACGTGCGCGCGTCGGCCGTCCTCGGCCTCATCGGCGTGGGCGGCATCGGCGACATGCTCACCTCGTACACCCAGTACCGTGAGTGGTCGACGGTGGGGATGCTCCTGATCGTCGTGGTCGTCGTCACCGTCGCGATCGACGCCGTGTCGGGCCGCATCCGCCGCCGCATCATGGAGGGTCCCCGTGTCCGCTGA
- a CDS encoding MurR/RpiR family transcriptional regulator — protein MSAEVPVTARIAAVRNSLQPSERRVADLIVDDPDAVIELTAQQIADRVGVGRSSVVRACQTFGYRGYPQLRVALAAERGRRTVAPATADGPLGGIRAAIDRIADDLRAVTSLLDAEGVTEAVAAVVAARRLLVVASGLSAPVATDLAMRLTAVGRPAETVGDPIGQQIAARHLDPEDVCVVISGSGANEASLRAASAARAAGARVIALTSFSASPLTERADLSLVLASGGTFRDELEHTSRIAHAVFAEAFVDAVAAARADDAALARSRVLEILSDNLGDAG, from the coding sequence GTGTCCGCTGAGGTGCCCGTCACCGCGCGCATCGCCGCGGTGCGCAACTCCCTGCAGCCGAGCGAGCGCCGCGTCGCCGACTTGATCGTCGACGATCCGGATGCCGTCATCGAGCTCACCGCGCAGCAGATCGCCGACCGCGTGGGCGTGGGACGCTCCTCGGTCGTCCGCGCGTGCCAGACCTTCGGATACCGCGGGTACCCGCAACTCCGCGTAGCGCTCGCCGCCGAGCGGGGGCGACGGACGGTGGCCCCGGCCACGGCGGACGGGCCGCTCGGCGGCATCCGTGCCGCGATCGATCGCATCGCCGACGACCTGCGGGCGGTCACGAGTCTGCTGGACGCCGAGGGGGTCACCGAGGCCGTCGCCGCGGTCGTCGCCGCCCGGCGACTGCTGGTGGTGGCCAGCGGTCTCTCGGCACCGGTCGCGACCGACCTCGCGATGCGTCTGACCGCGGTGGGCCGACCGGCCGAGACCGTGGGCGACCCGATCGGGCAGCAGATCGCGGCCCGGCACCTCGATCCCGAGGACGTCTGCGTCGTGATCAGCGGCTCGGGGGCGAACGAGGCGAGCCTGCGCGCGGCGTCCGCCGCGCGCGCCGCGGGGGCGCGGGTGATCGCCCTGACCTCGTTCTCGGCCTCGCCGCTGACCGAGCGCGCCGACCTCTCGCTCGTTCTCGCCTCGGGCGGCACGTTCCGCGACGAGCTCGAGCACACCTCCCGGATTGCGCACGCGGTGTTCGCCGAGGCGTTCGTCGACGCGGTGGCCGCCGCGCGCGCCGACGACGCCGCGCTCGCCCGCTCCCGCGTGCTCGAGATCCTCTCCGACAACCTCGGCGACGCGGGCTGA